Proteins co-encoded in one Parus major isolate Abel chromosome 17, Parus_major1.1, whole genome shotgun sequence genomic window:
- the SLC25A25 gene encoding calcium-binding mitochondrial carrier protein SCaMC-2 isoform X5, producing the protein MLCLCLYVPVFGERQTEFEYFESKGLPAELKSIFRLSLLIPSQEFSTYRQWKQKIVKAGDKDLDGQLDFEEFVHYLQDHEKKLRLVFKSLDKKNDGRIDAQEIVQSLRDLGVKISEQQAEKILKRIRTGHFWGPVTYMDKNGTMTIDWNEWRDYHLLHPVENIPEIILYWKHSTIFDVGENLTVPDEFTVEERQTGMWWRHLVAGGGAGAVSRTCTAPLDRLKVLMQVHASRSNNMCIIGGFTQMIREGGPRSLWRGNGINVLKIAPESAIKFMAYEQIKRFIGTDQEMLRIHERLLAGSLAGAIAQSSIYPMEVLKTRMALRKTGQYSGMLDCAKNILAKEGMAAFYKGYIPNMLGIIPYAGIDLAVYETLKNTWLQRYAVNSADPGVFVLLACGTISSTCGQLASYPLALVRTRMQAQASVEGAPEVTMRGLFKHILKTEGAFGLYRGLAPNFMKVIPAVSISYVVYENLKMTLGVDSR; encoded by the exons ATGCTCTGCCTCTGTCTGTACGTGCCGGTGTTTGGGGAGAGGCAGACGGAGTTTGAGTACTTTGAGTCGAAGGGGCTGCCGGCAGAACTCAAATCCATCTTCCGACTCAGCCTCCTCATTCCTTCCCAGGAATTCTCCACCTACCGCCAGTGGAAGCAG aaaattgTGAAGGCTGGAGACAAAGACCTGGACGGACAGTTGGATTTTGAGGAATTTGTTCACTATCTCCAAGACCATGAAAAGAAGCTGAGACTGGTTTTCAAGAGTTTGGATAAAAAGAATGATG GCCGCATCGATGCCCAGGAGATTGTCCAGTCTCTCCGGGACCTGGGAGTCAAGATCTCTGAACAGCAGGctgagaaaatactgaagag AATAAGGACGGGACACTTCTGGGGTCCTGTCACCTA CATGGATAAAAATGGGACAATGACAATTGATTGGAATGAGTGGAGAGACTATCACCTGCTGCACCCCGTGGAGAACATTCCTGAAATCATCCTGTACTGGAAGCACTCCACG ATCTTTGATGTAGGAGAGAATTTGACCGTCCCTGATGAGTTCACAGTGGAGGAGAGGCAGACAGGGATGTGGTGGAGGCATCTGGTTGCAGGTGGAGGTGCAGGTGCCGTGTCCAGAACCTGCACAGCTCCCTTGGACCGTTTGAAAGTGCTCATGCAG GTTCACGCCTCCCGCAGTAACAACATGTGCATCATCGGCGGCTTCACCCAGATGATCCGGGAGGGTGGCCCAAGGTCCCTCTGGAGAGGGAATGGCATCAACGTGCTGAAGATTGCACCCGAGTCAGCCATCAAGTTCATGGCCTATGAGCAG ATCAAGCGGTTCATTGGTACTGACCAGGAAATGCTGAGGATCCACGAGCGGCTCTTGGCTGGTTCTCTGGCTGGGGCCATTGCCCAGAGCAGCATCTACCCCATGGAG GTTCTGAAAACACGGATGGCTCTAAGGAAGACAGGACAATATTCAGGCATGTTGGATTGTGCCAAAAACATCCTTGCAAAGGAAGGAATGGCTGCCTTCTACAAAGGCTACATCCCCAACATGTTGGGAATCATTCCATATGCTGGTATTGACCTGGCAGTCTATGAG ACTCTGAAAAACACCTGGCTGCAACGCTATGCTGTCAACAGTGCTGACCCTGGGGTCTTTGTTCTGCTGGCCTGTGGCACCATCTCCAGCACCTGTGGACAGCTTGCCAGTTACCCACTGGCCCTTGTGAGGACACGCATGCAGGCCCAAG CTTCAGTGGAGGGTGCTCCTGAAGTGACCATGAGGGGACTGTTCAAACACATTCTGAAGACAGAGGGAGCATTTGGGCTTTACCGGGGTCTGGCACCCAACTTCATGAAGGTGATCCCAGCTGTGAGCATCAGCTATGTGGTCTATGAAAACTTGAAGATGACTCTGGGCGTGGACTCGCGGtga
- the SLC25A25 gene encoding calcium-binding mitochondrial carrier protein SCaMC-2 isoform X8 has protein sequence MLLNNPVFLLKPLSKIVKAGDKDLDGQLDFEEFVHYLQDHEKKLRLVFKSLDKKNDGRIDAQEIVQSLRDLGVKISEQQAEKILKRIRTGHFWGPVTYMDKNGTMTIDWNEWRDYHLLHPVENIPEIILYWKHSTIFDVGENLTVPDEFTVEERQTGMWWRHLVAGGGAGAVSRTCTAPLDRLKVLMQVHASRSNNMCIIGGFTQMIREGGPRSLWRGNGINVLKIAPESAIKFMAYEQIKRFIGTDQEMLRIHERLLAGSLAGAIAQSSIYPMEVLKTRMALRKTGQYSGMLDCAKNILAKEGMAAFYKGYIPNMLGIIPYAGIDLAVYETLKNTWLQRYAVNSADPGVFVLLACGTISSTCGQLASYPLALVRTRMQAQASVEGAPEVTMRGLFKHILKTEGAFGLYRGLAPNFMKVIPAVSISYVVYENLKMTLGVDSR, from the exons aaaattgTGAAGGCTGGAGACAAAGACCTGGACGGACAGTTGGATTTTGAGGAATTTGTTCACTATCTCCAAGACCATGAAAAGAAGCTGAGACTGGTTTTCAAGAGTTTGGATAAAAAGAATGATG GCCGCATCGATGCCCAGGAGATTGTCCAGTCTCTCCGGGACCTGGGAGTCAAGATCTCTGAACAGCAGGctgagaaaatactgaagag AATAAGGACGGGACACTTCTGGGGTCCTGTCACCTA CATGGATAAAAATGGGACAATGACAATTGATTGGAATGAGTGGAGAGACTATCACCTGCTGCACCCCGTGGAGAACATTCCTGAAATCATCCTGTACTGGAAGCACTCCACG ATCTTTGATGTAGGAGAGAATTTGACCGTCCCTGATGAGTTCACAGTGGAGGAGAGGCAGACAGGGATGTGGTGGAGGCATCTGGTTGCAGGTGGAGGTGCAGGTGCCGTGTCCAGAACCTGCACAGCTCCCTTGGACCGTTTGAAAGTGCTCATGCAG GTTCACGCCTCCCGCAGTAACAACATGTGCATCATCGGCGGCTTCACCCAGATGATCCGGGAGGGTGGCCCAAGGTCCCTCTGGAGAGGGAATGGCATCAACGTGCTGAAGATTGCACCCGAGTCAGCCATCAAGTTCATGGCCTATGAGCAG ATCAAGCGGTTCATTGGTACTGACCAGGAAATGCTGAGGATCCACGAGCGGCTCTTGGCTGGTTCTCTGGCTGGGGCCATTGCCCAGAGCAGCATCTACCCCATGGAG GTTCTGAAAACACGGATGGCTCTAAGGAAGACAGGACAATATTCAGGCATGTTGGATTGTGCCAAAAACATCCTTGCAAAGGAAGGAATGGCTGCCTTCTACAAAGGCTACATCCCCAACATGTTGGGAATCATTCCATATGCTGGTATTGACCTGGCAGTCTATGAG ACTCTGAAAAACACCTGGCTGCAACGCTATGCTGTCAACAGTGCTGACCCTGGGGTCTTTGTTCTGCTGGCCTGTGGCACCATCTCCAGCACCTGTGGACAGCTTGCCAGTTACCCACTGGCCCTTGTGAGGACACGCATGCAGGCCCAAG CTTCAGTGGAGGGTGCTCCTGAAGTGACCATGAGGGGACTGTTCAAACACATTCTGAAGACAGAGGGAGCATTTGGGCTTTACCGGGGTCTGGCACCCAACTTCATGAAGGTGATCCCAGCTGTGAGCATCAGCTATGTGGTCTATGAAAACTTGAAGATGACTCTGGGCGTGGACTCGCGGtga
- the SLC25A25 gene encoding calcium-binding mitochondrial carrier protein SCaMC-2 isoform X7, with amino-acid sequence MPSSDSRAVMWSQLKLVKKIVKAGDKDLDGQLDFEEFVHYLQDHEKKLRLVFKSLDKKNDGRIDAQEIVQSLRDLGVKISEQQAEKILKRIRTGHFWGPVTYMDKNGTMTIDWNEWRDYHLLHPVENIPEIILYWKHSTIFDVGENLTVPDEFTVEERQTGMWWRHLVAGGGAGAVSRTCTAPLDRLKVLMQVHASRSNNMCIIGGFTQMIREGGPRSLWRGNGINVLKIAPESAIKFMAYEQIKRFIGTDQEMLRIHERLLAGSLAGAIAQSSIYPMEVLKTRMALRKTGQYSGMLDCAKNILAKEGMAAFYKGYIPNMLGIIPYAGIDLAVYETLKNTWLQRYAVNSADPGVFVLLACGTISSTCGQLASYPLALVRTRMQAQASVEGAPEVTMRGLFKHILKTEGAFGLYRGLAPNFMKVIPAVSISYVVYENLKMTLGVDSR; translated from the exons ATGCCTTCTTCTGACAGCAGGGCTGTAATGTGGAGTCAGCTGAAGCTGGTGAAG aaaattgTGAAGGCTGGAGACAAAGACCTGGACGGACAGTTGGATTTTGAGGAATTTGTTCACTATCTCCAAGACCATGAAAAGAAGCTGAGACTGGTTTTCAAGAGTTTGGATAAAAAGAATGATG GCCGCATCGATGCCCAGGAGATTGTCCAGTCTCTCCGGGACCTGGGAGTCAAGATCTCTGAACAGCAGGctgagaaaatactgaagag AATAAGGACGGGACACTTCTGGGGTCCTGTCACCTA CATGGATAAAAATGGGACAATGACAATTGATTGGAATGAGTGGAGAGACTATCACCTGCTGCACCCCGTGGAGAACATTCCTGAAATCATCCTGTACTGGAAGCACTCCACG ATCTTTGATGTAGGAGAGAATTTGACCGTCCCTGATGAGTTCACAGTGGAGGAGAGGCAGACAGGGATGTGGTGGAGGCATCTGGTTGCAGGTGGAGGTGCAGGTGCCGTGTCCAGAACCTGCACAGCTCCCTTGGACCGTTTGAAAGTGCTCATGCAG GTTCACGCCTCCCGCAGTAACAACATGTGCATCATCGGCGGCTTCACCCAGATGATCCGGGAGGGTGGCCCAAGGTCCCTCTGGAGAGGGAATGGCATCAACGTGCTGAAGATTGCACCCGAGTCAGCCATCAAGTTCATGGCCTATGAGCAG ATCAAGCGGTTCATTGGTACTGACCAGGAAATGCTGAGGATCCACGAGCGGCTCTTGGCTGGTTCTCTGGCTGGGGCCATTGCCCAGAGCAGCATCTACCCCATGGAG GTTCTGAAAACACGGATGGCTCTAAGGAAGACAGGACAATATTCAGGCATGTTGGATTGTGCCAAAAACATCCTTGCAAAGGAAGGAATGGCTGCCTTCTACAAAGGCTACATCCCCAACATGTTGGGAATCATTCCATATGCTGGTATTGACCTGGCAGTCTATGAG ACTCTGAAAAACACCTGGCTGCAACGCTATGCTGTCAACAGTGCTGACCCTGGGGTCTTTGTTCTGCTGGCCTGTGGCACCATCTCCAGCACCTGTGGACAGCTTGCCAGTTACCCACTGGCCCTTGTGAGGACACGCATGCAGGCCCAAG CTTCAGTGGAGGGTGCTCCTGAAGTGACCATGAGGGGACTGTTCAAACACATTCTGAAGACAGAGGGAGCATTTGGGCTTTACCGGGGTCTGGCACCCAACTTCATGAAGGTGATCCCAGCTGTGAGCATCAGCTATGTGGTCTATGAAAACTTGAAGATGACTCTGGGCGTGGACTCGCGGtga
- the LOC107211910 gene encoding alpha-1-acid glycoprotein-like, whose amino-acid sequence MAWAGTALLLSLAALLPADAAPCGAQRPDSSTASELLGTWLYLAGAAQFPQHQVEMLLIDHAFLRLEPGASGQQLLISHYVAVGDQCFTNNLTYLEVSVGNATLVKDAKTQRTEGMLMNMSSENLLLIQYQMQKDRTYLGQYLYARNLSISTADREEFERHVECLGLRAEQIVFAPWKTEVCQVKAEGSSSSPQAEPVAAVTASPAPGAPWPGSAGN is encoded by the exons ATGGCCTGGGCCGGCACCGCGCTGCTGCTGAGCCTCGCCGCCCTGCTGCCCGCGGATGCTGCGCCCTGCGGAGCCCAGCGCCCCGACAGCTCCACGGCATCCGAG ctgctggggacGTGGCTGTacctggcaggggctgcccagtTCCCCCAGCACCAAGTGGAGATGCTGCTCATCGATCACGCCTTCCTGCGCTTGGAGCCCGGTGCCAgcgggcagcagctgctcatcaGCCACTACGTGGCCGT ggGGGACCAATGTTTTACCAACAACCTCACCTACCTGGAAGTCAGTGTCGGTAATGCCACGCTGGTGAAGGATG CCAAGACCCAGCGAACTGAGGGGATGCTGATGAACATGAGCTCTGAAAACCTTTTACTCATCCAGTACCAAATGCAGAAGGACAGGACGTATTTGGGGCAGTATCTCTATG cccgGAATCTGAGCATAAGCACAGCGGACCGGGAGGAATTTGAGCGCCACGTGGAGTGCCTGgggctgagggcagagcagaTCGTGTTTGCGCCTTGGAAAACG GAGGTGTGTCAAGTGaaagctgaaggcagcagcagcagcccacagGCAGAGCCCgtggctgcagtgacagcatCACCTGCCCCAGGTGCTCCCTGGCCTGGGAGCGCAGGGAACTGA
- the LOC107211957 gene encoding alpha-1-acid glycoprotein 1 has translation MLATLALFLGLPLALATEPQSCAPLIPVTFDNTTIPQLLGWWFYIAGASRYPPHLAEMEAMTFEAFSFSPGSHEDELNIIEIIRMNETCVVRNSSKVQVFQQNSTMKHVDENEVVSMARLIQSDKDLLILNHINIDFPNLSLSARTPNVSKEHMEEFKAHLQCLGFTEKDVFYASTEHACPLPGGGDNADPQLG, from the exons ATGTTGGCCACCCTTGCCCTcttcctggggctgcccctTGCCCTGGCCACCGAGCCCCAAAGCTGCGCCCCGCTGATCCCGGTCACCTTCGACAACACCACCATCCCTCAG ctcctgggatggtGGTTCTACATTGCTGGTGCCTCCAGGTATCCCCCTCACCTGGCAGAGATGGAAGCAATGACATTTgaggctttttctttctctcctggtAGCCATGAGGACGAGCTCAACATCATCGAAATCATAAGAAT GAATGAGACATGTGTGGTGAGGAACTCCAGCAAGGTCCAGGTCTTTCAGCAGAACTCCACGATGAAGCACG TTGATGAAAATGAGGTGGTTTCCATGGCGAGACTGATCCAAAGTGACAAAGACCTGCTGATCCTGAACCACATCAACATTGACTTCCCAAATCTGAGTCTCTCAG CACGGACACCCAATGTGAGCAAGGAGCACATGGAGGAGTTCAAAGCCCacctgcagtgcctgggctTCACTGAGAAGGATGTGTTCTACGCTTCCACAGAG CATGCCTGTCCCCTGCCCGGGGGTGGAGACAATGCAGATCCACAGCTGGGGTAA
- the SLC25A25 gene encoding calcium-binding mitochondrial carrier protein SCaMC-2 isoform X6, protein MLCLCLYVPVFGERQTEFEYFESKGLPAELKSIFRLSLLIPSQEFSTYRQWKQKIVKAGDKDLDGQLDFEEFVHYLQDHEKKLRLVFKSLDKKNDGRIDAQEIVQSLRDLGVKISEQQAEKILKSMDKNGTMTIDWNEWRDYHLLHPVENIPEIILYWKHSTIFDVGENLTVPDEFTVEERQTGMWWRHLVAGGGAGAVSRTCTAPLDRLKVLMQVHASRSNNMCIIGGFTQMIREGGPRSLWRGNGINVLKIAPESAIKFMAYEQIKRFIGTDQEMLRIHERLLAGSLAGAIAQSSIYPMEVLKTRMALRKTGQYSGMLDCAKNILAKEGMAAFYKGYIPNMLGIIPYAGIDLAVYETLKNTWLQRYAVNSADPGVFVLLACGTISSTCGQLASYPLALVRTRMQAQASVEGAPEVTMRGLFKHILKTEGAFGLYRGLAPNFMKVIPAVSISYVVYENLKMTLGVDSR, encoded by the exons ATGCTCTGCCTCTGTCTGTACGTGCCGGTGTTTGGGGAGAGGCAGACGGAGTTTGAGTACTTTGAGTCGAAGGGGCTGCCGGCAGAACTCAAATCCATCTTCCGACTCAGCCTCCTCATTCCTTCCCAGGAATTCTCCACCTACCGCCAGTGGAAGCAG aaaattgTGAAGGCTGGAGACAAAGACCTGGACGGACAGTTGGATTTTGAGGAATTTGTTCACTATCTCCAAGACCATGAAAAGAAGCTGAGACTGGTTTTCAAGAGTTTGGATAAAAAGAATGATG GCCGCATCGATGCCCAGGAGATTGTCCAGTCTCTCCGGGACCTGGGAGTCAAGATCTCTGAACAGCAGGctgagaaaatactgaagag CATGGATAAAAATGGGACAATGACAATTGATTGGAATGAGTGGAGAGACTATCACCTGCTGCACCCCGTGGAGAACATTCCTGAAATCATCCTGTACTGGAAGCACTCCACG ATCTTTGATGTAGGAGAGAATTTGACCGTCCCTGATGAGTTCACAGTGGAGGAGAGGCAGACAGGGATGTGGTGGAGGCATCTGGTTGCAGGTGGAGGTGCAGGTGCCGTGTCCAGAACCTGCACAGCTCCCTTGGACCGTTTGAAAGTGCTCATGCAG GTTCACGCCTCCCGCAGTAACAACATGTGCATCATCGGCGGCTTCACCCAGATGATCCGGGAGGGTGGCCCAAGGTCCCTCTGGAGAGGGAATGGCATCAACGTGCTGAAGATTGCACCCGAGTCAGCCATCAAGTTCATGGCCTATGAGCAG ATCAAGCGGTTCATTGGTACTGACCAGGAAATGCTGAGGATCCACGAGCGGCTCTTGGCTGGTTCTCTGGCTGGGGCCATTGCCCAGAGCAGCATCTACCCCATGGAG GTTCTGAAAACACGGATGGCTCTAAGGAAGACAGGACAATATTCAGGCATGTTGGATTGTGCCAAAAACATCCTTGCAAAGGAAGGAATGGCTGCCTTCTACAAAGGCTACATCCCCAACATGTTGGGAATCATTCCATATGCTGGTATTGACCTGGCAGTCTATGAG ACTCTGAAAAACACCTGGCTGCAACGCTATGCTGTCAACAGTGCTGACCCTGGGGTCTTTGTTCTGCTGGCCTGTGGCACCATCTCCAGCACCTGTGGACAGCTTGCCAGTTACCCACTGGCCCTTGTGAGGACACGCATGCAGGCCCAAG CTTCAGTGGAGGGTGCTCCTGAAGTGACCATGAGGGGACTGTTCAAACACATTCTGAAGACAGAGGGAGCATTTGGGCTTTACCGGGGTCTGGCACCCAACTTCATGAAGGTGATCCCAGCTGTGAGCATCAGCTATGTGGTCTATGAAAACTTGAAGATGACTCTGGGCGTGGACTCGCGGtga